A single window of Rana temporaria chromosome 1, aRanTem1.1, whole genome shotgun sequence DNA harbors:
- the LOC120909182 gene encoding olfactory receptor 10G4-like, which yields MDDKNSSLLAEFILKGLPCVDELRIPLFLLLTVIYISTLIGNVLLISTVKRTSSLHTPMYFFLANLSLLDICLSSVTLPKLLENTLSMKTIPFSGCVSQLYFFHFLASSECFLYTVMAYDRYVAICRPLHYNKLMSWWVGTCLAFGSWLAGSLHSITHTVLTFHLPFCHSNEIDHFFCDIIPVLKLVCADTSINKTMILVNIAAISLSCFLLTITSYINIILAIVRIKTVDGRKKAFSTCVSHVTVVALFYIPCIFTYMRPNSKSTFDGVVAVFYTLITPLLNPIIYSLRNKEVKEALTKILC from the coding sequence ATGGATGATAAGAATTCATCTCTCCTGGCAGAATTCATTCTTAAAGGACTTCCATGTGTGGATGAGTTACGGATCCCCCTCTTTTTGCTTCTCACTGTTATTTACATTTCCACTTTGATTGGAAATGTCCTCCTTATTAGCACGGTTAAAAGAACTTCATCTCTTCATActccaatgtatttctttcttgCAAACTTGTCATTGCTGGACATCTGCCTGTCCTCGGTCACCTTACCCAAGTTGCTGGAGAACACATTGTCCATGAAAACGATTCCCTTCAGTGGTTGTGTCTCCCAGCTATACTTCTTCCATTTCTTGGCAAGTTCTGAATGTTTTCTGTACACCGTCATGGCCTATGATCGCTATGTGGCCATTTGTCGGCCCCTACACTATAACAAACTGATGAGTTGGTGGGTTGGCACGTGCCTTGCCTTCGGATCCTGGTTGGCTGGGTCACTGCACTCCATTACTCACACCGTGTTAACCTTCCATCTTCCTTTTTGTCACTCTAATGAGATAGACCATTTTTTCTGTGATATAATCCcagtgctgaaactggtctgtgcAGACACCTCGATCAACAAAACTATGATACTGGTTAATATTGCAGCAATCTCCCTAAGCTGCTTCCTTCTGACCATAACTtcgtatataaatattatattagCCATAGTCAGAATAAAAACAGTAGATGGAAGGAAAAAGGCTTTCTCCACCTGTGTGTCTCATGTAACAGTGGTAGCACTGTTTTATATCCCATGCATTTTTACTTACATGCGTCCTAACTCAAAATCTACTTTTGATGGGGTAGTAGCtgttttttacacactgatcaccccaTTACTAAACCCCATTATATATAGCCTTAGAAACAAAGAGGTGAAGGAAGCTTTAACGAAAATTTTATGTTAA
- the LOC120909116 gene encoding olfactory receptor 10G2-like yields MEYMNYTSVTEFTLLGLPHSEEMKIPLFMLFLYIYISTLFGNVLLIWAVQSDPRLHKPMYIFLLNLSFLDIWLSTVTLPKLLTNFLQRDKTISFRGCIMQLYFFHFFGSTECFLYTVMAYDRFLAICRPLHYPNLMNLKLCAQFAAGIWLAGSLHSMIHTTLTFRLPFCGPNRINYFFCDVIPLLKLACADTTINKAVIITNIGAVALICFLLILVSYFHIIKTILKIQTSEGRRKTFSTCASHLISVTFYYGPPVFIYISPDSMGYLVEEAIAVFYTLLTPMLNPIIYSLRNNEVKASLKRMKCHKFDKQTILLNS; encoded by the coding sequence ATGGAGTACATGAACTACACTTCAGTGACTGAGTTCACCCTTTTAGGACTTCCGCATTCAGAAGAGATGAAAATTCCATTATTCATGTTGTTtttgtatatctatatatctacacTCTTTGGAAACGTTCTACTAATTTGGGCCGTACAAAGCGATCCCCGTCTTCACAAACCTATGTACATATTCTTACTGAACCTTTCTTTTTTAGACATTTGGCTATCTACAGTTACATTGCCCAAACTGCTCACAAATTTTCTGCAGAGGGACAAGACCATTTCTTTTCGAGGTTGTATCAtgcaattgtatttttttcatttctttggaAGCACTGAGTGTTTTCTGTATACTGTTATGGCTTATGATCGATTTCTGGCCATTTGTCGGCCACTTCATTACCCAAACCTTATGAACCTAAAGCTTTGCGCACAGTTTGCTGCTGGCATATGGCTCGCTGGCTCACTCCATTCCATGATACACACCACACTAACCTTCAGACTCCCATTCTGTGGCCCAAATAGGATAAACTACTTTTTCTGTGATGTTATTCCACTACTAAAACTTGCATGTGCTGACACAACCATCAACAAAGCAGTAATCATCACCAACATTGGGGCTGTTGCTCTAATCTGCTTCCTCTTGATCTTAGTATCTTACTTccacataataaaaacaatactCAAGATCCAAACTTCTGAAGGGCGAAGAAAAACCTTTTCTACTTGTGCATCCCACCTGATTTCTGTCACCTTCTACTATGGACCACCTGTGTTCATTTATATTAGTCCTGATTCCATGGGCTATTTAGTGGAAGAGGCTATTGCTGTTTTCTATACTTTattgactcccatgttaaatcccATCATTTATTCTTTAAGAAACAATGAGGTGAAGGCATCTCTAAAAAGAATGAAATGTCACAAATTTGATAAACAAACTATTTTGTTGAATAGCTAA